From Daucus carota subsp. sativus chromosome 6, DH1 v3.0, whole genome shotgun sequence:
GTTCTCCAGGTTTGCTGGAACGAACCTGCATTTACAATCtcttgattattattattactattattgtaTATTCTATATAGGGTCTCTCTCACCTTCCTTCTGTATCGTAGGTGGAAGTATCACTGCCGTGCTTGGCTTTATGAATGTTGTCGATGTATATGGGGAAAAATGGCGAAGGCAACCATGTCTGCAGCAGCCGCACACATATATGTAGTTAGCAATAATCTTTAGGCAATTTATTTCATTGTTTGAATGGTAACGAGTTTAATTGGGTGGTATGTTTGATGaggtaattaaaatttattggcTTACAGGGAGAGTTGCATAACTCATAGCTGCATGGATAAGCAGCATAACAATGAAGGAAGCCACTGGATTGAAACCGATGTCACGAAAACCTTAACAACAAGGAAGAATGAAGCAGAAATAAGCAGGTCTCCTAAGGATAGATGGAGGTTACTAGGTACGACGTACGTACCTTTAAAGGTCTCCCAAGGATAAATGATGCCATTATTATCTTGATCAAAGAAGGCGATGTGCTGTTGAAGAACAGACATGTTGCGGTGCCTGTGCCCCCATGTCCCGTTGACATGCTCTGCGTCTGCTGCCACTAGTGCTCTGGGAACATCTATCAATACAAGGAATTGAAAGatgattaattcataataataataataataatacgaGCAAGGAAGAAAGAAGATTGATTGATGTTGATGTTGTACGTACAAGGTTTAGGAAGTTTAGCATCAAGGTCCTGTGCCACCTTCCTGCGACGAGTCACGGGAGCCTTATCGGCCACAATGGACATGGCTTCACTCGTTGCTTTCTCATTTCCTCCTGTTGTCTTCTCTCCCATCTCTGTCTTTGCTTTTAAAACTACTctgtgtattattattattattattcggGAACAACACTGCAGCAACAACTACTCTACTACTCTTACTCTTTGTGGTGTCTAATTAATAGGAGAATAGCTTGCATTTTGACTCGCATACTAAATGCGTATTCTTCGCCTCATTCACCTGCTTTCCAACTCCAgcttttctctctcttttctttttattttaacttttccACAACCTTTTTCATTAATATGTCGTTTTATAGCTAATTGCTTAACTTATACTCTAGTGCAGATGATGATTAGAGGTTTCACTCTTgcatttttgaataatttaaaacaCTAAAAATACTTGTGATGTATTATAAGacaaaaatttcataaattatcttattaaatataatttataattgattaaaaaaattatcatcaataacatatattagtattaaaaatatttataaatagatgcATAATTTATAAGACAAACCTGAACTCATATATCTAGGCCTGAGCATAGTTATCTGAAACCGGTCCAAACCGGCTGATCCAAACCGTTCAAATCGaatatttca
This genomic window contains:
- the LOC108226835 gene encoding probable peroxygenase 3, with amino-acid sequence MGEKTTGGNEKATSEAMSIVADKAPVTRRRKVAQDLDAKLPKPYVPRALVAADAEHVNGTWGHRHRNMSVLQQHIAFFDQDNNGIIYPWETFKGFRDIGFNPVASFIVMLLIHAAMSYATLPTWLPSPFFPIYIDNIHKAKHGSDTSTYDTEGRFVPANLENIFTKYAHTAPDKMTFRELWHMTDANRNVFDFYGWITSKVEWVGLYILAKDSEGYLTKEAVRRCFDGSLFEYCAKTRKGASAKLG